The Pseudomonadota bacterium genome contains the following window.
ACAGTATGTCCGGATCATCGACGCCCCCCCGGGTACTTCCTGCCCGGTGGTGAAGACTATTGCAGACGCGGACGCTGTGGTGATGGTAACCGAACCTACTCCCTTCGGTCTCCATGACCTGAAAATCGCAGTCTCCGTGGCAAAAAACCTGGGAAAACCGATCGGGGTTGTGATTAACCGGCAAAATGGTGAATTCCCGCCTCTTGTAACATATCTATTAAAAAACAAACTGCCTGTAATTATGGTGCTACCCGAAGACAGGGAGATCGCACGCCATTACTCCATGGGGAACATTCTATTACAGACCCTTCCTATCTATATAGATCAGTTTATGGAACTTGCCGTCAACATCGGAAGGTTATTGGGGAAAACAAAATGCAGGTGGTAAGATGACACACATAAAAGAAATGGTAGTTGTAAGCGGTAAGGGGGGAACCGGAAAAACCTCCCTCACGGGAGCACTTTCCTCTCTGTTCCGGGATAAAGTAATAGCGGATTGCGATGTGGACGCTGCAAACCTCCATATGATTATCAACCCCGACGAGGTTTTACAGACAAAAGAGTTTACAGGCGGGAAGAAAGCGAAGATTGCCCCTGATCGCTGCACAAAGTGCGGTATATGCAGAGAAGTTTGTCATTATGATGCAATATCTGAAGATTTTGTGGTAGACACTGTTTCCTGTGAAGGGTGCGGGGCATGTTATTTTCTTTGCCCGGCGCAGGCAGTCGATTTCTCTCCGCGGCTCGCAGGCTATTGTTACGTCTGTAGTACCTCCGGCAATGGGCGGTTCGT
Protein-coding sequences here:
- a CDS encoding (4Fe-4S)-binding protein: GYIENGRAIHGIEFIHGVLNVGEPMAGPLIQEVKRQYKKQYVRIIDAPPGTSCPVVKTIADADAVVMVTEPTPFGLHDLKIAVSVAKNLGKPIGVVINRQNGEFPPLVTYLLKNKLPVIMVLPEDREIARHYSMGNILLQTLPIYIDQFMELAVNIGRLLGKTKCRW